In the Campylobacter sp. RM6914 genome, one interval contains:
- a CDS encoding HaeIII family restriction endonuclease, which yields MSNKSNNQGRAYEFSYLITLFDEISKVRPAKIEKNSSYFAAERAWNTLADSEKTIYKVSALAGVNTIFDLEPLILDDGDDELELKIQSDDKGKEGDVRDVLIIRRGIEWEIGLSVKHNHFAVKHSRLSKNLDFGRKWYGIDCSEQYWKEIKPIFEYLDVEKQKDSKWSDLPNKEDDVYIPLLNAFKGELERQNHLFGKDIPKLMVEYLLGEFDFYKVIGIDNKRTTQIQSYNLRGTLNKQGNKKKRSIELPISTLPTRIVSLEYKPGSKNTLELYLDGGWQFSFRIHNASTKVESSLKFDIQIIGMPTTIISIDCRWK from the coding sequence ATGAGCAATAAAAGTAATAATCAAGGAAGAGCATATGAGTTCTCCTATTTAATTACATTATTTGATGAAATATCTAAAGTAAGACCGGCAAAGATAGAAAAAAATAGTAGTTACTTTGCAGCAGAAAGAGCGTGGAATACTTTAGCTGACTCTGAAAAAACAATATATAAAGTTAGTGCCTTGGCAGGAGTTAACACTATATTTGACCTTGAACCTTTGATTTTAGATGATGGGGATGATGAGCTTGAATTAAAAATTCAATCGGATGATAAAGGGAAGGAAGGCGATGTAAGAGATGTCTTGATTATTAGACGAGGGATTGAATGGGAAATAGGTTTAAGTGTTAAGCATAATCATTTTGCTGTTAAGCATAGTAGGCTGTCAAAGAACTTAGATTTTGGCAGAAAATGGTATGGTATCGATTGTTCCGAACAATATTGGAAAGAGATTAAACCTATATTTGAATATCTTGACGTTGAGAAACAAAAGGACTCTAAGTGGAGCGATTTACCTAATAAAGAAGATGATGTATATATTCCATTGTTAAATGCTTTCAAAGGCGAATTGGAAAGGCAAAATCATTTGTTTGGAAAAGACATACCAAAACTTATGGTGGAGTACTTACTTGGAGAATTTGATTTTTATAAAGTTATTGGAATTGATAATAAACGAACAACTCAAATTCAAAGTTATAATTTAAGAGGCACTTTAAATAAGCAGGGGAATAAGAAAAAGAGAAGCATTGAATTACCAATATCGACACTTCCAACACGAATTGTAAGTTTAGAATATAAACCGGGTAGTAAAAACACCTTGGAATTATATCTTGATGGTGGTTGGCAATTTAGTTTCAGAATTCATAATGCTTCGACTAAAGTAGAATCAAGTTTGAAGTTTGATATACAAATTATAGGGATGCCTACGACTATTATTTCAATAGATTGTAGATGGAAGTAA